A single genomic interval of Pyrus communis chromosome 5, drPyrComm1.1, whole genome shotgun sequence harbors:
- the LOC137733233 gene encoding 65-kDa microtubule-associated protein 5: MTTKPSSVSPSRTTCASLLRELQIIWDEIGESDDQRDKMLLQLEQECLDIYRRKVEMTRKHSAELHQYLADSKAQIKAIALALGEVDSFSCGRGTLKDQLSTLKPVLDELILKKEKRVKEFSAVLSQIARISAEIAGAGVSGNVDDPGLDERDLSVKRLRDLQSQLEELQREKVLRLERVSANVNIIHELSVVMSIDFCKTINKVHPSLTDHSSAQSKSISNDTLARLTTLTDSLKQEKQQRLQKLKYLGSKLIELWNLIETPIDEQKRFDHVTSIISSSVDEVSRQGCLSLDVIEQTEVEVERLNVLKASKMKELVFKRQSELEEIYRGVHMDVDSDSAREILSSLIDSGSVSLSDLLSSMDDQILRAKEQALSRKDILDKVEKCKFASEEEKWLDEYEKDENRYSAGRGAHKNLKRAEKARILAGKIPSIIENLTAKVKAWEIEKGIPFLYDKVPLLHTLEEYTAQRQEREEEKRKSREQKRLQEQHNAEQEAIFGSRPSTKKPLGQSTSGNTMVGTPINRRTPLGRHGVSAGKERKESGRAHNVTPINYVALPKDDSVSRRN, encoded by the exons ATGACCACGAAGCCCTCTTCCGTCTCTCCCTCCCGCACCACCTGCGCTTCGCTCCTACGCGAATTGCAG aTAATTTGGGATGAAATTGGGGAGAGTGACGATCAGAGGGACAAGATGCTTCTACAGCTTGAGCAAGAGTGTCTCGATATTTACCGGAGGAAGGTGGAAATGACCAGGAAGCACAGTGCCGAATTGCACCAGTACTTAGCGGACAGCAAAGCCCAGATCAAGGCCATTGCTTTGGCCCTTGGAGAAGTTGACTCCTTTTCTTGCGGAAGAGGGACTCTCAAAGATCAATTGTCTACCCTCAAACCTGTTCTGGACGAATTGATCTTGAAGAAGGAGAAAAGGGTCAAGGAGTTTTCAGCAGTTCTGTCCCAGATTGCAAGGATTTCGGCTGAAATAGCCGGGGCTGGCGTGTCTGGGAATGTGGATGATCCAGGACTTGACGAGCGCGATTTGAGTGTGAAGAGGTTGCGGGACCTTCAGTCACAACTTGAGGAGCTTCAAAGAGAGAAG GTTTTGCGTCTAGAGAGAGTAAGTGCTAATGTAAACATCATCCATGAACTCTCGGTTGTAATGTCAATTGATTTCTGTAAGACAATCAACAAAGTTCACCCAAGCTTGACGGATCATTCCTCCGCTCAGTCCAAGAGCATCAGtaatgatactcttgccagatTGACGACTTTGACTGATTCATTAAAGCAAGAGAAACAACAAAGACTGCAAAAG CTAAAATATCTTGGGAGCAAACTGATAGAACTATGGAATCTGATTGAGACACCAATTGATGAACAGAAAAGATTTGACCATGTTACGAGCATAATTTCTTCCTCAGTTGATGAGGTGTCTAGGCAAGGATGCCTTTCCCTAGATGTCATTGAACAG ACTGAGGTTGAAGTTGAGAGGTTGAATGTTTTGAAAGCCAGCAAGATGAAGGAGTTGGTATTCAAGAGGCAAAGTGAGCTGGAAGAAATTTACAGAGGGGTCCACATGGATGTAGATAGTGATTCAGCTAGAGAGATCCTCAGCAGTCTCATAGATTCTG GTAGTGTTAGTTTGTCTGATCTGCTTTCAAGCATGGATGATCAGATTCTAAGGGCCAAAGAGCAAGCTTTAAGCAGGAAGGATATTTTGGACAAGGTAGAGAAGTGCAAGTTTGCATCTGAGGAGGAAAAGTGGCTTGATGAATATGAAAAG gatGAAAATCGCTACAGCGCAGGAAGAGGAGCACACAAAAATTTAAAGCGTGCTGAGAAAGCACGGATTCTGGCTGGAAAAATACCAT CTATCATCGAAAATTTGACTGCCAAAGTTAAAGCCTGGGAGATTGAGAAAGGAATCCCTTTCTTATATGACAAG GTTCCCTTGTTACATACGTTGGAGGAGTACACTGCACAACGacaggagagagaggaggagaagCGTAAATCTCGG GAGCAAAAACGGCTTCAAGAACAACATAATGCAGAACAGGAGGCAATCTTTGGTTCAAGGCCTTCTACAAAGAAGCCATTGGGACAGAGCACAAGTGGTAACACCATGGTTGGCACACCAATCAATCGCCGCACACCTTTAGGCCGTCATGGAGTCTCAGCTGGAAAGGAACGCAAGGAAAGCGGAAGGGCACATAACGTAACGCCCATTAACTACGTTGCTCTTCCCAAGGATGATTCAGTATCTCGGAGAAACTGA